A stretch of the Macrobrachium nipponense isolate FS-2020 chromosome 23, ASM1510439v2, whole genome shotgun sequence genome encodes the following:
- the LOC135197735 gene encoding uncharacterized protein LOC135197735 has translation MFSQTPAPTYTLVKHLNQMLTPYVPSRYSLQSSVEFLEAIKDTPGTRIIASLNMESPFTNVPVDETIDIILEHVYRSQLTETLNIPEASLCMLLELNRQKDGMAMGSPLGVLFANFHVGTMEKSVFTRMQQPRRYIRYIDDIFKLTQRMR, from the coding sequence ATgttcagccagacgcccgcccctacatACACCTTGGTAAAACACCTTAATCAAATGTTGACCCCTTACGTCCcaagtcggtacagcctgcagtcatcggtagaattcctagaagccatcaaggacacCCCTGGCACCAGGATTATCGCCTCGTTGAACATGGAGTCCCCGTTTACGAATGTGCCTGTCGATGAAACCATCGATATCATCCTTGAGcatgtctacaggagtcagttgACAGAgaccctcaacatacccgaagcctcacTCTGTATGCTGCTGGAGTTGAACCGCCAGAAGGATGGcatggcgatgggctccccactgggggtactcttcgctaattTTCACGTGGGCACCATGGAGAAAAGTGTCTtcaccaggatgcagcaaccccgcagatatatCCGTTATATCGACGATATCTTCAAGTTGACACaaaggatgaggtag